One genomic segment of Podarcis raffonei isolate rPodRaf1 chromosome 7, rPodRaf1.pri, whole genome shotgun sequence includes these proteins:
- the RPP40 gene encoding ribonuclease P protein subunit p40 — translation MFAPLRWLREGPRHVLVCEGSHVRHERSRHATRVRDHAFNCQVSFFIPDCGAVPEALKNTVADIGQYYLVKNLSLHELVTQEFINTFVKKGSCYALTYKTRIDQDNTAALLPTGKLIISVDKDTYEELGLQGRPSLYSGKKPMRYIITVDLTDSTFSPDSKKYNRVIWALKEKMPLEFDFLMAWHQTGSEESSLMSYFSKNQIQALQPKITFSTLRNVQCPVLESNKLEGEPETACSAQELFEWLGAIFTHTDLENTSSSFLSTYSCPQPSTTVEQALLCTITGFILPEKIIHLFEQICSYFEEPKLAHWISLIVHGFADSPVSWKESEHGFLKGGENLYNFVIFRSLDYWLQMAVGAYDDCP, via the exons ATGTTCGCCCCGCTGAGGTGGCTCCGCGAGGGGCCCCGTCACGTGCTGGTGTGCGAGGGGAGCCACGTGCGGCACGAGCGGTCCCGCCACGCGACCCGCGTGCGAGATCACGCCTTCAACTGCCAG GTGTCTTTTTTTATCCCTGACTGTGGAGCAGTTCCAGAAGCACTAAAAAATACAGTTGCAGATATTGGGCAGTACTACTTGGTGAAGAATTTGTCACTTCATGAATTAGTTACGCAGGAATTTATTAACACATTTGTGAAGAAAG GTTCATGTTATGCTCTTACGTATAAAACAAGGATTGACCAAGACAATACAGCTGCTTTGCTACCAACAG GCAAATTAATTATATCAGTAGACAAGGATACTTATGAAGAGCTTGGACTGCAAGGCCGTCCTTCTCTGTATTCTGGTAAAAAGCCGATGAGATACA ttaTTACTGTTGACTTGACTGATTCAACCTTCAGTCCTGATAGTAAGAAATACAACAGAGTGATCTGGGCCTTGAAGGAAAAAATGCCACTAGAGTTTGATTTCTTGATGGCTTGGCACCAAACAG GATCAGAAGAATCAAGTTTGATGTCATACTTTTCCAAAAACCAAATACAGGCCCTTCAGCCAAAAATAACATTCAGCACATTAAGAAATGtgcagtgtccagttctggaaaGCAATAAATTGGAAGGAGAGCCAGAAACAGCATGCAGTGCTCAGGAATTATTTGAATGGCTAGGTGCCATTTTCACTCACACTGACTT AGAAAATACATCTTCTAGTTTCTTATCAACATATTCATGTCCTCAACCGAGCACAACAGTAGAACAAGCTTTGTTGTGTACAATAACAGGCTTTATACTTCCAGAGAAGATAATTCATTTGTTTGAACAAATATG TTCCTATTTTGAAGAACCAAAGTTGGCTCACTGGATATCTCTCATTGTTCATGGCTTTGCTGACAGCCCTGTTTCCTGGAAAGAAAGTGAACATGGTTTCCTAAAAGGCGGGGAGAATTTATACAACTTCGTAATTTTTAGGAGCTTGGACTACTGGCTTCAAATGGCAGTTGGAGCATATGATGATTGTCCTTAA